The following coding sequences are from one Virgibacillus necropolis window:
- the ilvA gene encoding threonine ammonia-lyase, with protein MERLVPIVHRTPLITSSTTNKLVGKNVYFKMENQQKTGAFKYRGASFKLMQLSNDELKKGVITASAGNHAQGVAHAAAKLGVKATIFMAESTPQAKINATRAYGADVVLTGKTFQEAYEASMKKQLQSGAVYIHPFDDYDVMAGQGTIALEMLRQEDRMDTIIVPIGGGGLISGIAVAAKHVNRNIKIIGVQASGASAVYDSYHYNRVNSFTTVSTIAEGIAVKQPGRNTLPLIRDYVDNIVTVTDEEIAAAIIYMLERNKTLMEGAGAAALAALFSHGHQIKSRHCGIIVSGGNMDIGALPKIQQLADRTHSA; from the coding sequence ATGGAACGTTTAGTTCCTATCGTTCACCGTACACCATTAATAACATCATCTACAACAAATAAATTAGTTGGAAAAAACGTCTATTTCAAAATGGAAAACCAACAAAAAACAGGAGCATTTAAGTATAGAGGTGCAAGCTTTAAATTGATGCAACTGTCAAACGATGAATTAAAAAAAGGTGTTATAACTGCTTCGGCGGGTAATCATGCCCAGGGAGTAGCACATGCAGCAGCAAAATTAGGCGTTAAAGCAACTATATTCATGGCAGAATCAACACCACAGGCAAAAATTAACGCAACAAGGGCATATGGTGCTGATGTTGTACTGACGGGTAAAACTTTTCAAGAAGCATATGAAGCTTCAATGAAAAAACAACTCCAAAGTGGCGCTGTTTATATTCATCCGTTTGATGATTATGATGTAATGGCAGGGCAAGGAACAATAGCTCTAGAAATGTTAAGGCAAGAGGATCGAATGGACACGATTATCGTTCCAATAGGTGGGGGCGGACTGATTAGCGGCATTGCGGTTGCTGCCAAACATGTTAATCGTAATATTAAGATTATCGGAGTTCAAGCAAGTGGTGCGTCCGCTGTATATGATAGCTACCATTATAATAGAGTGAATAGTTTTACAACAGTATCTACAATCGCAGAAGGTATAGCAGTTAAACAACCTGGTAGAAACACATTGCCACTTATTCGTGATTATGTAGATAATATCGTAACCGTAACAGATGAAGAAATTGCGGCGGCTATAATCTATATGCTTGAACGCAATAAGACATTGATGGAAGGTGCAGGTGCTGCAGCATTAGCAGCGTTATTCAGCCATGGTCATCAAATTAAATCAAGACATTGCGGTATAATTGTTAGTGGCGGAAATATGGATATTGGAGCTCTTCCAAAAATCCAGCAACTGGCAGATAGAACGCATTCTGCATAG
- a CDS encoding kinase, translated as MENIVLNIISKAKIDNRFILGIDGLSRSGKTTLVKKVSKDSQDKKTPFYVFHMDDHIVEHDKRYNTGYKEWFEYYHLQWDVQWDVQWLIDHFFKKLKEASELKLPFYDKESDTPIYRNIKLSSKCIILIEGVFIQRSEWKRFFDYVVFLDCPRDKRFLRESSSTQKNVEKFRNRYWKAEDYYLITEGPINQADLVIKEKERF; from the coding sequence TTGGAAAATATAGTACTGAATATAATTTCAAAAGCAAAAATTGATAATCGATTTATTCTTGGTATAGATGGATTAAGTCGTTCAGGGAAAACAACCCTTGTTAAAAAGGTTAGTAAAGATTCACAGGATAAGAAGACACCTTTTTATGTTTTTCATATGGATGATCACATCGTTGAACACGATAAACGTTACAATACTGGGTATAAAGAATGGTTCGAATATTATCATTTGCAATGGGATGTGCAATGGGATGTGCAATGGCTAATAGATCACTTTTTCAAAAAATTAAAGGAAGCTAGCGAACTTAAGCTTCCATTCTATGATAAGGAGTCTGATACACCTATCTATCGTAATATAAAACTTTCGAGTAAATGCATAATCCTAATTGAAGGCGTTTTTATACAGCGTTCCGAGTGGAAAAGGTTCTTCGATTATGTAGTATTCTTGGATTGTCCAAGAGATAAAAGGTTTTTACGTGAAAGTAGTTCCACCCAAAAGAATGTTGAAAAATTTAGAAACAGGTATTGGAAAGCAGAAGACTATTATTTAATAACAGAAGGGCCAATAAACCAGGCTGATTTGGTAATTAAGGAAAAGGAGAGATTCTGA
- a CDS encoding 2-isopropylmalate synthase yields the protein MSQIKIFDTTLRDGEQSPGVNLNQLEKLEIAKQLERFGVDRMEAGFPASSKGDFNAVKTIADTIKDTSVTGLARTVKSDVDVAWEALRGAAEPCLHLFLATSPIHMTYKLKKSPEQVIDTAVEMVSYAKQKFPQVEWSAEDASRSDWKFLAQIIERVIDAGATVINLPDTVGYTTPLEYGNLFKFIKETVPNIHRASLSCHCHNDLGMAVANSLAAVENGATQVEGTINGIGERAGNAALEEFAVALKIRSDHYPYHTNLKLNEIKRTSDLVAKLTGMYVQANKAVIGRNAFAHEAGIHQDGVLKHASTYEIITPEMVGISSNTLFLGKHSGRHAFKDKVKELGYELSDEKLKEAFNLFKLLTDRKKEVTDDDLFTILMEIQTDTSTVEKYQLEMFQVQYGTANIPTATVLLKNPDGETVQTACTGQGSVEALYKTLDSLITEDLHLVDYQLNSVGRGKDALAESHVQLVINGEPMNGRGTAQDVIEASANAFLNAVNRYIVQQKTAKNKQILK from the coding sequence ATGTCACAAATTAAGATTTTCGATACAACACTTAGAGATGGTGAACAATCACCTGGAGTTAATTTAAACCAACTAGAAAAATTGGAAATCGCAAAACAGCTCGAACGATTCGGTGTTGATAGAATGGAGGCAGGGTTTCCTGCTTCCTCCAAAGGGGATTTTAATGCTGTAAAAACGATCGCAGACACCATTAAAGATACTTCCGTTACAGGATTAGCTAGAACAGTGAAATCAGATGTTGATGTAGCCTGGGAGGCGTTGAGAGGTGCCGCAGAGCCTTGCTTACATCTTTTTCTAGCAACATCACCGATTCACATGACATATAAGCTGAAGAAATCACCAGAACAAGTTATCGATACTGCTGTAGAAATGGTTTCCTATGCAAAACAAAAGTTTCCACAAGTAGAATGGTCTGCAGAAGATGCATCTAGATCAGATTGGAAGTTTTTGGCTCAAATTATTGAACGTGTTATCGACGCAGGTGCCACTGTTATTAACTTGCCTGATACAGTTGGATATACGACACCTTTAGAGTATGGTAATTTGTTTAAATTCATAAAAGAAACCGTACCAAATATTCACCGTGCGAGCCTTTCTTGTCATTGCCATAATGACTTAGGTATGGCGGTAGCTAATTCGCTAGCTGCAGTGGAAAATGGCGCAACACAGGTGGAAGGGACTATTAACGGAATTGGCGAGCGAGCTGGAAATGCAGCTCTTGAGGAGTTTGCGGTAGCACTTAAGATTCGCTCCGACCATTATCCTTACCATACAAATCTTAAATTGAATGAAATTAAGCGTACTAGTGATCTAGTAGCGAAATTAACCGGGATGTATGTGCAAGCAAATAAAGCGGTTATCGGCCGTAATGCATTTGCGCATGAGGCAGGTATCCATCAGGATGGGGTACTAAAACATGCTTCAACCTATGAAATTATCACACCAGAAATGGTAGGGATAAGTTCAAACACATTGTTCCTTGGAAAACATTCAGGACGACATGCCTTCAAGGACAAAGTAAAGGAACTTGGGTATGAACTTTCAGATGAGAAGCTTAAAGAAGCATTCAACCTATTTAAGTTGTTAACAGACCGTAAAAAAGAAGTAACGGATGATGATTTATTTACGATATTAATGGAAATTCAAACAGACACTTCAACAGTGGAGAAGTACCAATTAGAAATGTTTCAGGTGCAATATGGTACAGCGAATATACCTACTGCAACAGTGCTGTTAAAAAATCCTGACGGAGAAACCGTACAAACAGCTTGCACTGGTCAGGGTAGTGTAGAGGCGTTATACAAAACGTTAGATTCATTAATAACAGAGGATCTTCATCTAGTAGATTACCAGCTTAATTCAGTTGGGCGTGGAAAGGATGCTCTTGCAGAATCACATGTGCAACTCGTTATTAATGGGGAACCAATGAACGGCAGGGGGACCGCCCAAGATGTTATTGAAGCGTCTGCAAATGCATTTTTAAATGCGGTGAATCGCTATATTGTACAACAGAAAACGGCTAAAAATAAACAGATCTTAAAATAA
- a CDS encoding DUF1801 domain-containing protein, whose protein sequence is MYEQKTKETDSSVIEFIESVESPKKRESAYKLLDIFTETTGYEAKLWGTSIIGFGSYHYKYESGHEGDAPLVGFSPRKAKISLYFATGDTKRVELLKDFGKHTTGKACVYINKVEDIDVGVLKELINQSVIFLNETYPDI, encoded by the coding sequence ATGTACGAACAAAAAACTAAAGAGACTGATAGTAGTGTCATTGAGTTCATTGAAAGCGTTGAAAGTCCTAAAAAGCGTGAAAGTGCCTACAAATTATTAGATATTTTTACCGAAACAACTGGTTATGAAGCAAAGTTGTGGGGAACGAGTATCATCGGATTCGGTTCCTATCATTATAAATATGAATCTGGACATGAAGGCGATGCACCACTAGTTGGTTTCTCACCTCGAAAGGCGAAAATCAGTTTGTATTTTGCGACAGGTGATACAAAACGAGTGGAATTATTAAAGGATTTTGGAAAACATACAACTGGTAAGGCGTGCGTGTATATCAATAAAGTAGAAGATATTGATGTTGGTGTATTAAAAGAATTAATAAACCAATCTGTCATCTTTTTAAATGAAACCTACCCGGATATATAA
- the leuC gene encoding 3-isopropylmalate dehydratase large subunit, whose amino-acid sequence MVKPETIVNKIWNKHVVHAEEGTPNLLYIDLHLVHEVTSPQAFEGLRLNNRKVRRPDLTYATMDHNVPTKNRDVIKDQIAEKQMETLRQNCKANGIRLADMYHPDQGIVHVIGPQLGLTQPGKTIVCGDSHTSTHGAFGALAFGIGTSEVEHVLATQTLWQEQPKTLNVQVEGDLGPGVTAKDLILAIIAKFGVRFGTGSVIEYTGDAIRKLSMEERMTVCNMSIEAGARAGLISPDEKTIEFLKGKEYVPEGEAFTEMAEQWLDLATDEGAVYDKTVTIHAEEIEPQVSWGTNPGMCVPVSGTTPDLNEVEYKEDVERALDYMGLKENQSITSIEIDHVFIGSCTNSRLSDLQKAAAIVEGKQVKSTVRAIVVPGSFSIKLQAEKEGLDTIFKEAGFEWREAGCSMCLAMNDDIVPPEGRCASTSNRNFEGRQGNGSRTHLVSPEMAAAAAIEGRFVDVRSFAGVLN is encoded by the coding sequence ATGGTAAAACCTGAAACAATCGTTAATAAAATTTGGAATAAACATGTTGTACACGCAGAAGAAGGAACCCCAAACTTGCTTTATATTGATTTACATTTAGTTCACGAAGTAACCTCTCCTCAGGCTTTTGAGGGGTTACGTCTGAACAATCGAAAGGTACGACGCCCAGATTTAACGTATGCAACAATGGACCACAATGTTCCAACCAAAAATAGGGATGTTATTAAAGACCAAATTGCTGAGAAGCAAATGGAAACGTTGAGACAGAATTGTAAAGCAAACGGGATAAGGTTAGCGGATATGTATCACCCTGACCAAGGAATTGTTCATGTAATCGGTCCACAGCTTGGCTTAACCCAACCTGGAAAAACAATTGTATGCGGGGACAGTCATACATCCACACATGGTGCATTTGGTGCATTAGCTTTTGGAATTGGAACAAGTGAAGTTGAGCATGTACTGGCTACTCAAACATTGTGGCAAGAACAACCTAAAACATTGAATGTACAGGTGGAAGGCGACCTAGGTCCTGGAGTTACGGCAAAGGATTTGATTCTGGCTATCATTGCAAAATTTGGCGTGCGCTTCGGGACAGGATCTGTCATTGAATATACAGGTGATGCAATTCGGAAATTATCCATGGAAGAACGTATGACGGTTTGCAACATGTCGATTGAAGCAGGCGCTAGAGCTGGTTTAATTAGTCCGGATGAAAAAACGATTGAGTTTTTAAAAGGAAAAGAATATGTACCTGAGGGAGAAGCGTTTACTGAAATGGCTGAACAGTGGCTTGATCTTGCTACTGACGAAGGTGCTGTTTACGATAAAACTGTAACAATACATGCAGAAGAAATTGAACCACAAGTATCATGGGGAACAAACCCTGGCATGTGCGTACCAGTAAGTGGAACTACCCCTGATTTAAACGAAGTAGAATATAAGGAAGATGTCGAGCGGGCCCTGGATTATATGGGATTAAAAGAAAACCAGTCGATTACTTCGATAGAGATTGACCATGTATTTATCGGATCTTGTACCAATTCACGATTGAGTGATCTACAGAAGGCAGCTGCTATCGTTGAAGGAAAGCAAGTTAAATCAACTGTCAGAGCTATCGTTGTGCCTGGTTCTTTTAGTATAAAACTGCAGGCAGAAAAAGAAGGCTTGGATACAATTTTTAAAGAAGCTGGATTTGAGTGGCGTGAAGCTGGTTGTAGTATGTGCTTAGCTATGAATGACGATATTGTTCCACCAGAAGGTAGATGTGCATCAACATCTAACCGAAATTTTGAAGGAAGACAAGGGAATGGCTCCCGAACACATTTAGTAAGTCCTGAAATGGCAGCAGCAGCCGCAATAGAAGGTCGTTTTGTGGATGTCCGTTCTTTTGCAGGAGTGCTTAATTAG
- the leuB gene encoding 3-isopropylmalate dehydrogenase: MNKQIILLPGDGVGKEIMESAKLVLNTVASEFGHSFTFHQHAIGGDAIDQSGTPLPEDTIKACKHGDAILLGAVGGEKWDSLPGHMRPEKGLLGIRKELGLFANLRPVKGFTPLLHASPLKEDVIKDSDILIIRELTGGLYFGKPSERRENGNAVVDTLYYHRSEMERIIDKAFQSARLRNKQLTSVDKANVLESSRMWREVVNEKSKDYPDVTVEHLLVDAAAMKLITQPNRFDVIVTENLFGDILSDEASVLTGSLGMLPSASVRSDGVGLYEPVHGSAPDIAGKGIANPLGMILSAALMLRHSFGLEEEASEIEEAVYNSLEQGYHTPDLHIKGGKQVGTKEMTKIVVESLTTKSVSNSICSMYV, encoded by the coding sequence ATGAATAAGCAAATTATTCTACTTCCAGGTGATGGTGTTGGTAAAGAAATTATGGAATCAGCAAAGCTTGTGTTAAATACGGTTGCGAGTGAATTTGGTCATAGTTTTACCTTTCATCAACACGCTATCGGTGGTGATGCTATTGATCAATCTGGTACACCTTTACCAGAAGATACCATTAAAGCATGCAAACATGGAGACGCCATTCTTTTGGGTGCAGTGGGAGGAGAGAAGTGGGACTCCCTTCCTGGACACATGAGACCGGAAAAAGGGTTGCTTGGTATTCGAAAAGAGCTAGGACTATTTGCCAATTTACGTCCAGTGAAAGGCTTTACTCCTTTGTTACATGCTTCACCGCTAAAAGAAGACGTGATAAAAGACAGTGATATTTTAATCATTCGCGAACTAACTGGTGGACTTTATTTTGGGAAGCCAAGTGAACGGCGCGAGAACGGTAATGCTGTTGTTGACACACTTTATTACCATCGCAGTGAAATGGAACGAATTATAGATAAAGCTTTTCAAAGTGCTAGATTAAGAAACAAGCAGTTGACATCTGTTGATAAAGCGAATGTCCTGGAATCAAGTCGCATGTGGCGTGAAGTTGTTAACGAAAAAAGCAAGGATTATCCAGATGTGACGGTAGAGCATTTACTTGTTGATGCCGCCGCGATGAAACTTATTACGCAGCCGAATCGCTTTGATGTCATCGTTACTGAAAATTTATTTGGAGATATTTTAAGTGACGAAGCTTCCGTTTTAACAGGATCTTTAGGAATGCTACCGTCAGCTAGTGTTCGTTCAGATGGAGTTGGATTATATGAACCTGTTCATGGATCTGCACCTGATATTGCTGGGAAAGGGATAGCTAATCCACTTGGTATGATCCTTTCTGCTGCATTAATGCTACGACACTCATTTGGATTGGAAGAGGAAGCATCTGAAATTGAAGAAGCTGTTTATAATAGTCTTGAGCAAGGATACCATACCCCTGATTTGCATATTAAGGGCGGAAAGCAAGTAGGTACAAAAGAAATGACAAAAATAGTAGTAGAAAGCTTAACAACGAAAAGTGTTTCGAACAGTATTTGCAGTATGTATGTCTAA
- the leuD gene encoding 3-isopropylmalate dehydratase small subunit has product MEAINEHTGLVYPLNRTNVDTDQIIPKQFLKRIERTGFGQFLFYHWRFDDEGNKRTDFGLNKEEYNGASILLAGENFGCGSSREHAPWALVDYGFRVVIAPSFADIFYNNALKNGIIPIQMEQKQLNQWMQQAEQSKLIVTVDLEGQTIITPDQNKVHFDIPNYHKEKLLNGWDEIALTLKHQDKIDAYENA; this is encoded by the coding sequence ATGGAAGCTATCAATGAGCATACGGGACTTGTGTACCCGTTGAATCGGACAAATGTTGATACAGATCAAATTATACCGAAGCAATTTTTAAAACGAATTGAACGAACTGGATTTGGCCAATTTTTATTTTATCATTGGCGATTTGACGATGAGGGCAATAAACGAACTGATTTTGGGCTAAATAAAGAGGAATATAACGGTGCATCGATATTATTAGCTGGGGAAAATTTCGGGTGTGGTTCTTCTAGAGAACATGCACCATGGGCATTAGTTGATTATGGATTTCGTGTTGTCATAGCTCCAAGCTTTGCAGATATTTTTTATAATAATGCATTGAAAAATGGCATTATACCTATTCAAATGGAACAAAAACAGCTAAATCAATGGATGCAACAAGCCGAACAATCAAAGTTAATAGTGACTGTAGATCTAGAGGGTCAAACAATTATTACTCCTGATCAAAATAAGGTACACTTTGATATTCCTAACTATCACAAGGAAAAATTGTTAAATGGATGGGATGAAATAGCTCTAACGTTAAAGCACCAAGATAAGATTGATGCATATGAGAATGCATAA
- a CDS encoding 2-keto-4-pentenoate hydratase, protein MQSNTKQMNLIETLYNASDLKQPISKAIIPENISKSDAYNIQHQITEKKATLKDDKLLGYKISLTSEETQALFHSTTPLYGALTQTSLSDGTIKLNNMQSPLIEIELMFIADEDLSTEDDFQSILQKTSIAPGLEIPDSRFTDWFPNLSFGQIIADSAVAGNVVVGAPVQGLTVEQLGNINAELQLDGEIIAKGSSSEVLGNPVHAINWLIDELAKNGHSIKKGMIISSGTFILPKVLQKGIYQVRFEDVGEVSLHVV, encoded by the coding sequence ATGCAGTCCAATACTAAACAGATGAACCTGATTGAAACATTATACAATGCATCCGATCTTAAACAGCCTATTTCAAAAGCGATTATTCCAGAGAATATTAGTAAATCGGATGCTTATAACATTCAGCACCAAATTACCGAAAAAAAAGCTACCTTGAAAGATGATAAGCTACTAGGATATAAAATTAGCTTGACTAGTGAAGAAACTCAAGCATTGTTTCATTCAACTACACCTCTTTATGGAGCTTTAACACAAACAAGTCTTTCTGACGGAACGATTAAGTTAAATAATATGCAATCTCCTTTAATCGAAATCGAATTAATGTTTATTGCAGATGAGGATTTATCAACTGAAGACGATTTTCAATCCATTCTACAAAAAACGAGTATTGCGCCTGGTCTGGAAATTCCAGATTCACGTTTTACGGACTGGTTTCCAAACCTCAGTTTTGGTCAGATTATTGCAGATAGTGCGGTGGCAGGAAATGTGGTTGTTGGGGCGCCTGTGCAAGGATTAACAGTTGAGCAATTAGGAAATATAAACGCTGAACTGCAGTTAGACGGAGAAATAATCGCTAAAGGATCTTCATCTGAAGTTCTTGGGAATCCTGTCCATGCGATAAATTGGCTTATCGATGAGCTTGCCAAAAATGGACATAGTATTAAAAAAGGTATGATAATCTCTTCTGGTACTTTTATTCTGCCTAAAGTATTACAAAAAGGAATTTATCAAGTCCGTTTTGAAGATGTTGGTGAAGTTAGCCTTCACGTGGTGTGA
- a CDS encoding methyltransferase domain-containing protein produces the protein MTKDKLFFDYLKDVNQGFEGWDFSYISEAGRMGNELLSWSYGSMAKPLVQNAQSMLDMGTGGGEFLSMLRPFPKKVCATEAYKPNVPLAQNKLEPLGVEVFPIEEDTDLPFANKQFDLIINKHESYSPKELRRIISDHGIFLTQQVGGMNDAGINEGLGVPINDEFSYWNLETAVSELSNHSFEVSFSKEEFPIERFYDVGALVYYLKAIPWQVPDFSIEKYIEKLYQIHQQIKSVGYFDVKQHRFVICAKAI, from the coding sequence ATGACAAAAGATAAATTATTTTTTGATTACTTGAAAGATGTAAATCAGGGTTTTGAAGGATGGGATTTCTCCTATATCTCAGAAGCAGGACGTATGGGGAATGAATTACTTTCGTGGTCATATGGAAGTATGGCAAAACCACTTGTTCAGAATGCTCAATCCATGTTGGATATGGGAACTGGTGGTGGAGAATTTTTGTCTATGTTAAGACCTTTTCCGAAAAAAGTCTGTGCGACTGAAGCTTATAAACCGAATGTTCCATTAGCACAGAATAAACTAGAGCCCTTAGGTGTAGAGGTTTTTCCGATTGAGGAAGACACCGATTTACCATTTGCCAATAAGCAATTTGATTTGATTATTAATAAACATGAATCATACTCACCTAAAGAGTTAAGAAGGATTATTTCTGATCATGGAATATTTCTTACACAGCAGGTGGGCGGAATGAATGATGCTGGAATTAATGAAGGTCTTGGTGTACCGATAAACGATGAATTTTCGTATTGGAATTTAGAAACGGCAGTTAGCGAGCTTAGCAATCACTCTTTTGAGGTCTCCTTTAGTAAGGAAGAATTTCCAATTGAACGTTTTTATGATGTAGGTGCTTTAGTTTATTATCTAAAAGCTATCCCATGGCAGGTACCAGATTTTAGTATTGAAAAATATATAGAAAAGTTATATCAGATACATCAACAAATAAAATCAGTAGGGTATTTTGATGTGAAACAGCATCGGTTTGTTATTTGTGCTAAGGCTATCTAG
- the dacB gene encoding D-alanyl-D-alanine carboxypeptidase/D-alanyl-D-alanine endopeptidase, with the protein MKAAKIIFIVLVVFSIVILIDTIQSNEKNETVKEESEMVDPNKQAKADTKTGSLQEKLDKYIKNEPNLNGALIGVSIRSATTGEVIYEHNGDIRMQPASNMKLFTGAAALSTLGRDYTFKTELLADGPINGETLQGNLYIKGKGDPTLLPSDFADFAKQISDRGITKVTGNVIADDTWYDDVRISPDLIWEDEQYYYGAQISALTASPTTDYDAGSVIVEASPGSNVGEKPVVTVSPQTNYVRIINNAKTVSAEEEEDIEVGRKHGTNVITIDGTIPIDSSTAKEWMAVWEPTGYALDLFQQALTSQGISWTGEVKVGKAPETATVLVSHESIPLSKLFVPFMKLSNNVHAEVLVKEMGKVVKGEGSWEKGLEVMEEEFVKLGLNIETMRIRDGSGISSNNLIPANEISKLLHVVQSKDWFSAYFHSLPVAGVENPMVGGTLQGRMEEVSNQATIQAKTGTIHSVSSLSGYINSRESETIIFSIISNHLLDEDDGKDIEDNIIKILANQ; encoded by the coding sequence ATGAAGGCTGCCAAAATCATCTTTATTGTTCTAGTTGTATTTTCGATAGTCATTCTAATAGATACGATTCAGTCCAATGAAAAAAATGAAACTGTTAAGGAGGAAAGCGAAATGGTAGATCCAAATAAACAGGCTAAAGCTGATACGAAAACAGGTTCGCTTCAGGAAAAGTTAGATAAGTATATTAAAAATGAACCAAACTTAAATGGCGCTTTGATTGGAGTGAGTATCCGATCAGCTACAACGGGTGAAGTGATATATGAACATAATGGCGATATTCGAATGCAGCCTGCTTCGAATATGAAGTTGTTTACGGGAGCAGCTGCATTATCTACACTCGGCAGGGATTATACCTTTAAAACGGAATTACTCGCGGATGGACCGATAAATGGTGAAACCCTTCAAGGCAATCTATACATAAAAGGAAAAGGTGATCCTACTTTATTACCTTCTGATTTTGCTGATTTTGCAAAACAGATAAGCGATCGCGGAATTACAAAAGTAACTGGTAATGTTATTGCGGATGATACGTGGTATGACGATGTTCGTATTTCACCTGATTTGATCTGGGAGGATGAACAATATTATTACGGGGCGCAAATTTCAGCGTTAACAGCTTCACCGACGACTGACTATGATGCAGGTTCGGTGATTGTGGAAGCCAGTCCTGGTAGTAATGTGGGCGAAAAACCGGTAGTAACCGTGTCACCCCAAACGAATTACGTGCGTATTATTAATAATGCTAAGACGGTATCAGCTGAAGAAGAAGAGGATATTGAAGTCGGAAGGAAGCACGGTACAAATGTTATTACAATTGATGGAACAATTCCAATTGATTCATCAACAGCAAAAGAATGGATGGCAGTTTGGGAGCCGACAGGTTATGCATTAGATTTGTTTCAGCAAGCTTTAACGAGTCAAGGTATTTCATGGACTGGTGAAGTGAAAGTAGGTAAAGCACCAGAAACAGCGACTGTTCTGGTTTCACACGAATCCATACCATTATCAAAACTGTTTGTACCATTTATGAAACTAAGTAACAATGTACATGCAGAAGTACTTGTGAAGGAAATGGGAAAAGTAGTAAAAGGTGAGGGAAGTTGGGAAAAGGGCCTTGAGGTAATGGAAGAGGAATTTGTTAAATTAGGATTGAATATCGAAACAATGAGAATTAGAGATGGATCAGGAATTTCAAGCAACAATTTGATCCCAGCTAATGAAATTTCAAAGCTTTTACATGTTGTGCAAAGTAAAGATTGGTTTTCTGCTTATTTTCATTCATTACCTGTTGCTGGTGTAGAGAATCCGATGGTTGGTGGGACTTTACAAGGGAGAATGGAAGAAGTCTCAAATCAGGCAACGATTCAGGCTAAAACTGGAACAATACACTCGGTTAGTTCCTTATCTGGTTATATAAACTCAAGAGAAAGTGAAACCATAATTTTTTCCATAATAAGTAATCATCTACTAGATGAGGATGATGGAAAAGATATAGAGGATAATATTATTAAGATTTTGGCTAACCAATAA